A part of Paenibacillus sp. sptzw28 genomic DNA contains:
- a CDS encoding DUF3298 and DUF4163 domain-containing protein, whose protein sequence is MAFQFPAVIHASRMTFPKAELWVPVVSGLQNAAARNTINESIRHTVRQLISEQGTLEDPRAEMLGYFEIKTNEKNVLSLSLFNYAYTGGAHGLTLQQSLTFETGTGKSYSLSELFKPGSPYIHRLSEIIKRQIAAREIAVLDPFESIRADQPFYIADRALVIYFALYELTPYAFGFPYFPISVYDLYDIINPTGPLAPMSVND, encoded by the coding sequence ATGGCCTTTCAATTTCCTGCGGTCATTCATGCTTCACGCATGACCTTCCCCAAAGCCGAGCTGTGGGTTCCCGTCGTAAGCGGTCTGCAAAACGCCGCGGCGCGAAACACGATCAATGAATCGATCCGCCATACCGTACGCCAGCTCATATCCGAGCAAGGCACGCTCGAGGATCCGAGAGCTGAGATGTTGGGCTATTTTGAGATAAAGACGAACGAGAAAAATGTACTCAGCCTTTCTTTGTTCAACTATGCTTATACCGGCGGAGCCCATGGCTTGACTCTGCAGCAATCGCTTACCTTCGAGACAGGTACCGGCAAGTCGTACTCTCTCTCTGAGTTGTTCAAGCCCGGGAGCCCTTATATACACAGACTATCGGAGATCATCAAACGCCAAATCGCAGCGCGTGAGATTGCCGTATTGGATCCCTTTGAGTCCATCCGGGCCGACCAGCCCTTCTATATCGCCGATCGGGCTCTTGTCATTTATTTCGCCCTCTATGAACTGACGCCCTATGCTTTCGGTTTTCCTTATTTCCCTATCTCGGTTTATGATTTATATGATATTATTAACCCGACCGGACCTCTCGCTCCCATGTCCGTCAACGATTAG
- a CDS encoding response regulator: MIYLLILISVIIVGVALVIRQRRQNRPVVEHNPFNTVAYLQTTYDPGENVSESDLTPPKQGRLPYNVLIVDDQPAIRLLLRELFELEGITVYEAPNGRTAIQQVRRNPVDFILLDLKMPDMDGIEALREIRTFNSSVQVAMITAYGDPEKLEIAKMLGTLAFFTKPFDIEYVKDFVMVRLKQEAEQGREGDVS; encoded by the coding sequence ATGATCTATCTTCTTATTCTAATTTCAGTCATAATAGTCGGAGTTGCTCTCGTTATTCGTCAGCGGCGGCAAAACAGACCGGTCGTTGAACACAACCCGTTCAATACCGTTGCATATCTTCAGACAACCTACGATCCCGGGGAAAACGTGTCGGAATCGGATCTTACTCCGCCTAAGCAGGGCAGGCTCCCATATAATGTGCTCATAGTAGACGACCAACCCGCCATCAGGCTGCTGCTTCGGGAATTGTTCGAACTTGAGGGTATTACGGTGTATGAAGCGCCGAATGGCCGGACAGCGATCCAGCAGGTGAGACGGAACCCGGTCGACTTTATTTTACTGGATCTCAAAATGCCCGACATGGATGGAATCGAGGCGCTTCGGGAAATTCGCACATTTAATTCGAGCGTTCAGGTTGCCATGATAACAGCCTACGGTGATCCCGAAAAGCTTGAAATAGCCAAAATGCTTGGTACGCTTGCATTTTTCACGAAACCTTTCGATATTGAATATGTAAAAGATTTTGTAATGGTAAGGCTAAAGCAGGAAGCTGAGCAGGGACGGGAAGGGGACGTGTCGTGA
- a CDS encoding HAD family hydrolase, with the protein MKQHILFDLDDTLIYCNKYFYHIIDQFSDAMSAWFRGYDVSSEEIRSKQTEIDIAGVQAVGFTSEHFPQSFVDTYHYFSDLTGRPRSVIESDFLWKLGRSVYEHEVEPYPFMEETLDRLASSGHELHLYTGGELLIQHRKIKQMQLERYFDSRIYVRSHKNIQAMEDILTEGGFERDCTWMIGNSIRTDVIPALTTGINAIHMKSESEWVYNIVGIDVEPKGAFFTLHQLRDIPDKIHDYVQNRQPLS; encoded by the coding sequence ATGAAGCAGCATATACTGTTTGACCTTGATGATACGCTCATCTACTGCAACAAATATTTCTACCATATCATCGATCAGTTTTCCGACGCGATGAGTGCCTGGTTTCGAGGATATGACGTTTCAAGCGAGGAAATCCGCAGCAAGCAGACGGAGATCGACATAGCGGGCGTACAAGCCGTCGGCTTCACGAGCGAGCATTTTCCACAGTCGTTTGTCGATACATACCATTACTTCTCCGATTTGACGGGAAGGCCTCGATCGGTTATCGAGAGTGATTTCCTGTGGAAGCTCGGACGCAGCGTTTATGAGCATGAGGTTGAGCCCTATCCATTCATGGAGGAGACGCTCGACCGCCTCGCATCGAGCGGGCATGAGCTGCATTTATATACAGGAGGCGAGCTGTTGATCCAGCATCGCAAAATCAAACAAATGCAGCTGGAGCGTTATTTTGATTCACGCATTTATGTCCGCTCCCACAAGAATATCCAAGCAATGGAAGATATCTTAACCGAAGGCGGCTTTGAACGGGATTGCACCTGGATGATCGGAAATTCCATACGTACAGACGTTATCCCTGCGCTTACAACCGGCATTAACGCGATTCATATGAAGAGCGAGTCCGAGTGGGTTTATAATATTGTCGGAATCGATGTTGAACCGAAGGGAGCGTTCTTTACCCTTCATCAGCTGCGAGACATCCCCGACAAAATTCATGATTATGTCCAGAATCGCCAGCCCCTTTCGTAA
- a CDS encoding phosphonate ABC transporter ATP-binding protein → MIKVSQLSKQIPGGPQVLSGISFEVQPGEFVAVKGASGSGKSMLLRCLALREKWSGGSYIVDGVEILKKGLTGTMKIRREVAYLEEKPNLYPNRTALKNVLIGAAYQTPFWRRLSGMVRSDDYMGAMDVIEKMGLLEKAHQKGEKLSGGEKQRIAIARALVHGAQILLADEPVSGLDPHAAEQVLSDLKRMCRIQGISVIAVMHQGDWAERFADRIIGLNNGRLVLDVKGRRLTEREKMLI, encoded by the coding sequence ATGATAAAAGTATCTCAATTGTCGAAGCAAATACCAGGCGGCCCGCAGGTGTTATCCGGAATTAGCTTCGAAGTGCAGCCGGGCGAATTCGTGGCGGTGAAAGGAGCAAGCGGAAGCGGAAAATCGATGCTGCTGCGCTGTTTGGCTTTGCGGGAAAAATGGAGCGGCGGTTCATATATTGTTGACGGAGTGGAAATTCTCAAAAAAGGATTAACCGGCACAATGAAAATCCGCCGTGAGGTGGCATACCTCGAGGAAAAACCGAATCTCTATCCGAACCGTACGGCGCTTAAGAACGTGCTGATCGGTGCGGCTTACCAGACTCCGTTCTGGAGAAGGCTATCGGGGATGGTTCGCAGCGACGATTATATGGGGGCAATGGATGTCATAGAAAAAATGGGGCTGCTCGAGAAAGCGCATCAGAAAGGCGAGAAGCTGAGCGGTGGAGAGAAGCAGCGTATCGCCATCGCAAGAGCGCTCGTTCACGGGGCGCAGATTTTGCTGGCCGACGAGCCGGTATCGGGTCTGGATCCTCACGCCGCGGAGCAGGTACTCTCGGATCTGAAGCGCATGTGCCGGATTCAGGGTATTTCCGTCATCGCTGTTATGCATCAGGGTGATTGGGCCGAGCGGTTTGCCGACCGTATTATAGGTCTGAACAACGGCAGGCTGGTGCTTGATGTTAAGGGGAGAAGATTAACCGAACGGGAAAAAATGCTGATATGA